The genomic window ccaatcaaaagaAGGGGGAATgggggaggtaccttgggtgatgaaaATGCTCCGGGTCCACCGAAGAAATCCCTAGCAAATGGAGTGGATCTAGGGGGGTttgtgagggggagagagggggaagaggagctgAGCACGGGGAAGAAGATGAGTGGGGAAGAAGAGTGGTGGTGGGGTCCACAAACCAGCCCTCCCCACCTTATCCAgaacacaggaccctaccgccagaggttATGGCGGTAGGCTCCAGTAACCTACCGCCGTAGGATATGGCGGTAGGCCCTTTTCCACGTCAGCGGCTGCCAACGGCCGTCAGTCGCCGTCAAATGGCCTACTGCCGTAGGCTATGGCGGTAGGGCACGCAATCCTACCGCCGGGTCCTctggcggtaggcaaaagggtcagGTCCCGAAATTTTTCTGAACTGGGATCAGATCCCGATTTTCTTTCCTAtataaaagggtcaaaacacgaaattcggCCTCGCCCAGTCCCAAGTTCTGAAATCTGAATGCTGCCACTTACGCCATTTTGCTCTGACGAGTGTCTCAATCCAGCCCGATACGTCTCGCAAACGTCCCTGCCAGCTCCAAAAAATCTCCTATCCGTTTCCCGGCTGCCGCGCCACTCCCGCTCCCTTCCGCACCCCGGCCAAGACCAATGCCGCCGACGACAGCAGCAGCGGCAGCCGCCCTCCCTTCCCCCTCGCCGCACCGTCGCGGCCCCGCCGCAAGCGCAAAGTCCATCTGGCTAAACCCCAACCTCCCGAGCTCCCACCCCCTCCACCGCCAAAAATCCGCGGAGCTCCAGCGGCAGGACCACGCCCTCGACATCGCCGCCCTCGTGGTGGCGCTCTCCGCAGCGCGCGCGGCCCCCGACCTGGCCGCCGCGCTCTCGCCGCACCGCCCCGTCTCCCCGCGCCTCCTCTGCACGCTCCTCTCCCGCCTCCCGGACCCGCGGCGCGGCGTCGCCCTGCTCGACCTCCTCGCGCCCGACCTCCCCTCGTCGGCGCTCCTCGTCCCCTACAACCTCCTGCTCCGCGCCGCGTCCCGCGCCGGGCAGCTCCGCCTCGCCTCGGGCCTCCTCCTCGAGATGCGCGAGAGGGGCGTCGCCGCGGACGGCTTTTCCTACTCCACGCTTCTCGCCGCGCTCACCCGCGCGGGCCACCTCGACCACGCGCTCACCTTCCTGCCGCTCATGGAGGCCGACGCCGTGGCGCCGGACCTCGTGCTCTTCTCCAACCTCATCCACCTCGCCCTCCGCGCCGGCGACGCGCCCAAGGCGCTCGCGCTCTTCTCCCGCCTCCGCGCCGCGGGGATCAGGCCCGACCTCAAGGCCTAcaacgccgccatcgccgcctaCTGCAAGTCCGACCTGCTCCGCGACGCCAAGCGCCTGCTGCTCCACGACGTTCCGGCCGACGGCGTGGCCCCCGACGCCGAGTCCTACGCCCCGGTCCTCGCCGCGCTCGCGCGCCGCGGCCGGCACCTCGCGGCGGTCTCGCTCTTCTCGCACATGCGCGCCGTGGCGCGCGTCAAGCCCGACCTCTCCGTCTTCAACATCGTGCTCAACGCGTACGGGCAGCTGGACCTCGCGCGCGACGCCGACCGGCTCTTCTGGTCCATGCGCCGGGCCGGGGTGCCGCCGAACGTCGTCACGTACAACACCATGCTCCGCGTGTACGGCGACGCCGGGCTGTTCGGGGAGGCGATCCACCTGTTCGGGCTCATGTGCAGCACCGCCTCCGACGGCGGCAACAACGGCGCCGTCAGGCCCAACGTGGTGACGTACAACACCATGATCGCCATCCAcggcaaggcgctggaggacgacaAGGCCGGGAGCCTGGTGCAGCAAATGCAGGCCGGCGGCATCCAGCCCAACGCCGTCACCTACTCCACCGTCCTGTCCATCTGGGTGAACGCCGGGAAGCTCGACCGCGCCGCCAAGCTCTTCGATATGCTGCGGGAGTCCGGCACGGAGATGGACCCGGTGCTGTACCAGACGATGGTGGTCGCGTACGAGCGCGCCGGGCTCGTCTCGCAGTCCAAGAGGCTGCTGCGCGAGCTCAGAGACCCGGACCAGGCCATCCCCAAGGAGACGGCCATGAAGATCCTGGCCAGCGCCGGGCGGGTGGAGGAGGCCGCGTGGCTGTTCCGCCGCGCGGTCCACACCGGCGAGGTCAAGGACCCGTCGGTGCACAGGGCGATGATGGCGCTGTTCGCGAAGAACAGGCGGCACCGGAGCGTGGTGGAGGTGTTCGACGAGATGAGGAGGCTGGGCCACCTGCCGGACTCGGAGACGATCGCCGTTACCATGAACGCCTACGGGAAGCTCAAGGAGTTCGACAAGGCCGCGGAGCTCTACCGGGCGCTGAGGGCGGAAGGCTGCGTGTTCTCGGACAGGGTGCACTTCCAGATGCTCAGCTTGCTCGGAGCTCAGCAGGACTTCGACGCGCTGGAGCGGCTGGTCGGCGAGCTTAGCCATGACCCCAGCATCGACAAGAGGGAGCTCTATCTCGTGTCCGCCGGCGTCTACGAGAGGGCATACAGGTTTGACGAGGCGGCACAGATTATCAGCCAGATACGAAGTTCCAGCGATTTTCGCGTCCAGAAACTCAGATAAGGACGAAGCTTCAGTGCCTCCTCTAATGCCCAGAATTCAGGCTGCAGAGATTCTGACAAAATTTGAATGTCAGCAAGCTTTTAAAATCCAGTCTTGTGTCATTCCTTAGTGATTTACTTATATGCCTATTAGTATTAGGCATGTAAATATCAGATGGTTAGATTTATAAACACATGATTTCGGCAAAAATGCTGGTAAAATCCCCTGAAcaaatttgtttgtttgtttgtgaatTTCCACAAACATTTCTGACTGAAACCTTGATTAAATGTTAGTTAATGCAGCCTCTTGACATCATAGCTACAGACCTTGAACTGTGCATTAGATTAAATGGGCTATCAACAAACAAATTTACAACAGAAGGTGATATACAACAATTGATGTTACCACCGATACAAATAAGACATTCTGCTAGATTACAATTCCTTTACCTCCAGACATGGCAATCCCGTATGAACAATGACATGATCTTATATCAGGGAAGAGAATCTAAAAATGAATATAAATAATAATGTACAAGTGCTCTCCCCCTAATAAGGGACATATGGCGTGGCAGGCACTTGATTCTTCTCCTCCACCTAAACAATTCTTAGGAGGCCTGATCAGTTCGAGGGATCCCATGCTTTTGGAACCATTCTGGCATATGAAACCTTTCGTACAGGGCTGGCCTCACATCCCTCTGGACAGAGAGATGCTTCAGGAGCGGGAAGATAACCTCCATCAGCtgaaaaacagtacaaaaaaaatAAATCAATGAACATGTACAAATTAGAGGACCGGAACCATGAAATGACTGGTGTCAATTATCAGTTACTTGATCGTCTGAGTGTTGACCAGCTGAAAATGGAACACAAGGTATTCCATTCAAAGGCTGCACTATGAAGCTGAACGGATTGTTGTCGACAATGACGATTCTACTGAAATCTTTTGACAGGCAAGAAAGATCTTTCACATGCTCTCTATATTCCCTGAAATGGTACACCCCCGCTGATATCAGAAAATGAACTGGCTCATAATACTACATGCACTATCAGCCAGTCTTACTCCAAACAAGTATTATGTGCAAAAACATGCATGAGCAACTTATGCATGTAGAGCCAAATAAAGCACCATCGATTCATTACTAAAGACTAGCACAGGGACATGCCTTGTATGCAAGCAGAATTGATGAGctgcttctttctcctttttctaaaATTGGCGCTATAAGGCATGATGAAGGGTATGGATGGACCATGAAGAAGAGACAGTAAATCCCTTGTATTCTGGCCACCCTGCCTTTGCAGTGCGGCACCCTTCATGGCTGGCATTGCACTGCAGAGATCCAGGGTCACGCCCCCAACAGTGCAGACTGTAGATATCACAGTCGCTCTAATCCTTACACTACTCAAACACTGCAGATTACCATCTTCGCTCTAATTTTTTCAGTAATCACCCACTGTATGGTACATTCGGTGCATGGCATGCCTTAAAAGAAAGGATTGTGTTAATATTGTCAGTTTGTCACTCAAATTGATGGGAAACGACCAATCTCTAGTATTGAACTTATACAAATTATAAATAAACTACATGCGCTTTTCCACCTAAAGAACTGCTGGTTTGCATGTAACATTCAACTGATTAGCTGTGTACACATCACAGAAAGCAAAGTAATGATGGCTATCATCAagatgcagcagcagcaacacgatGTTACAAAATCACTTGTATCCTATGCGGAAGTTTCTGTAACACTTACGTAGTAACAGTTGATGGACGATAGAGACGGAGTTTGAACCTATTGTGAGCATCTATTATGTCCACTAAAGGTCTTGCATAACCTGAGGAGAAATTTGGATAGGTATGGTGAGGAAGCTGACTGGGATCATGTGACGAGAGGGATGAATAAAATATTAGAAGCCACCATACCTTCCAAACCCGCTGTAAAGAGGATAAGATCTGCGAATTCACTAGTTTTCTGCAAGAACTCATGCAGACCAGGACGTTCAAAAACAGTAAcatgattcaccttttgttttccTTCAACATCCTTTACAGATCACACCAGAAAAAAATCCTTTATCAGTAACGATTAAAAGGATAGCACAATAAAGTAGCAAGAGCAGAAGTTTGGTACCTTATCAGTTGATATGCACTCCATGTCAAAGCAATGTAATCCAGCTTCAACAGCTTGGGTGCGTACAATAGGAGGAAGACCAGATGATTCGTACGCAGAAACTAAAGTCTCGTCCAAGTCAAGCACTACCTGAAAAGGTAGTCCATATTTGTTCTGAGATAATGAATGAGTTTATAGCAGAATCATTAAAGCTGACTTCACACTAAATGTGGCTTGGATTTAGTTTTAACACAAATGTTAATTCAGTTGATTCTATTTTGTGGGAAGCCATAAGCTCATCATACTAAATACAGTATAAGAAACCCTGTTATGAGTATATGTGCCAGTAAAACAGCACACATGCCGGTTCATCTATCATGACCAAATGCGTAATATCATAATTCATATCCAATCACGCTGCCAGTGTTGAGGGGCAGGCTCAGATATCTTCTCAAATAACAGCAGCGACAAGAAGTTTCCCAGAAATGGTCTCTCACAAATTGACTACAAGATCAGTGATCAGAAAAAACATATTGGCTAATCAAGTCATTTGATCCAGTAAAGGTAGCAACACCAGGATCCTGTAAATTCTCTAAACCAGCCATTGTCTAGAGATGAGATTAATGCAGTTGTTGGCTAATGGATCATTAGGCCCTTGTTTTGGGATTGAAGTGGCTACTAACACCAACTAAGCTTTTGTTTTGGATTTGCAATACAAGTGACTCTAGGTGCTCGTAATCGGAGACGGCGATTTTTTACCGCCCAACACCCTAAAATGGCCTGCTCTATAGCACACATACTAATTCAGCAGCAAATAAAACATACTATCAATCAAAGCTAACCGAATTAACCAGGAAGAACACCCAATTAGCTCAAACCAACCTCTCCGCCTAATCCCAAATTCGCCAACCCGAAGACAGAAATGGACGGCAATTGGATGGAGACACTCCTCCTACATCCACTTCCTATCGAAATGGAATCCATCCCCTTCCAAAGTATCTATTGCTCCCTGACTGGAACAGCAAATAGCTCCAAGGAACCCAATCAAAAACCGAATCTTCCGTACCGTGAGGCGCTCGAGGGGCTCGGGCGGGGGCGCCGGGACGGGGGCGGCGTCGGCCGGGATCTCGGAGCGGAGCGGCATGAAGGCCACCTCCGGGGACGGCTGGTCGGGGGCGGCCGTGGCGGAGAGGAGCGGGTAGCGGAAGCCGACGAAGGAGAGGAGCTGGGCGCAGGAGGGCGTGCCGCGGAGGATCTGGAGCAGGacctggaggaggaagccgatccagcCGACGACCGCCTGCCACGCCTGCGTCGCCGCCTTCCCGCGCTGCTggtgctgcgccgccgccgccgcggtcggCGAGTACACCTCCGCGGCCGCCATGGGCGCCAGGGGAGGGGCTGTCGGGCCGCGCGGCGGGGGGAGGGGccgaggcgaggcgaggccggaggcgaccggagggagggggaggtggtggtggtcgggtGGTCTTTGTGGCCGCGTGCACGTACGTGGGGGCGGGCGTGTGGGCGTGCCCGGGTGGGCTTAGCGGAACAGGGGATCGGTGATTGGTGGGCGGATTCGGTGGGCCCGGCGGTCAGCGAGAGCACGGCTAAACTGGCGAGCTGCCGGAAGTGTAGTAAATTGTCATACGTGCACCCGGAGTTTTCTCTTGGTCACCAGTAGAAGTAGTATTTTTTTTTGTCTGCATGCATTCTGGCTGCTGGCTTGATGCTTATCCGCTCGTGTTAATTTGTTTTGTTTCGACGAAAGTATCAATGGTGGTGCAGTAATGTTGACACGTTAATCAAGTCAATCAGGCTGCGTTGATTTCGTTTGCTCCACAAAGCTTCGTTGATTCCAAAAGTTTTCTAAGGACAAATCATTGTTTTAGAAATGAGAATTAAGATAGAATTTGCTTTGCTATGCAAATTGCGCTAATTAATTTAAAAAATGGCTATTGCTGCATAAAATCATACTCCCCCTGTCCCATAACAAGACCTTAAGTACCAATTTAGTGCTCGcatgttttttttcaaatttatttcagaCTTCTTTACGCTATTCTTTTAGTTTCAGCATTATGCCGCGTTGGCTTAAGCCTTTTGGAGGTGTTTATAGAGCTAGAGTTTGCATGTGTGCGTGCATATGGATAAGGTATACGTGTGCCTTCATAAGTTGCACGCGGACGTGCATTCCTAGGGATATAATGTGTGTGTGATTAAAATTACATGGAGAAATTAAGATAGTTGGATCAGGTGTTTACATTTTTACTACGCAATTGCAGCAAATATTCCTTTCTCCCAGAGATGTCATGCTGTATTGCCCTGCCCTCAAGGGATGCTCGGCCGATATTTCTTTCTTGGCGATTGTACCTAAGTAGGTCATTTTCAGAAAAAGTTTCTGCCTAGGTAAGCAGGCACCTCTGATCCCTTTATTTTGTGTTCTCAACAACAATGAAAACGACGTGGGCCATGGTCACTGAATATACTACTAGTAGTGCTGATGTTTCGTGTAAAAGTTTGATAGTAAAAGACACCTAACAGGAGCCAGCCAATGGGAGAGACAAAAAAATGACCTTATCTGGTTGGGTTGAAGTCTTGTCCACCACGTGTTAGTAATATCTAAATGTAAAAGGGAGCGTAGTTCCCCCAGAGTACGGCAATACACTACTGGAGAAAGTATCCGGTGAAAACCAAGTGATAGccgtgtttcaaaaaaaaaatgaagTTATTGGAGATGAGACGTTCTAAAAAACATGCTAGATTTCAGTTTCAAATCCCCCTTAAAAAGATTTCAGTTTCAAGTTCAACTTCGCGTTTGAGCTATGAAAAAACAAAAATCAGCAACACACAAATGCGAAACATGTAAAATTGTTGCGATTGATGGTGATTATTTTTGCTCCCAAGTgaaattaaatttgaatttgaaaccttGCATGTTTGTAAAACATCCTAAGGATGTGACACATTTTTTAATGTCTTTTAAATGTTTCAAACATGGGTTTTACTTGGTTTTCACCAGATATTCTTTCAAAACATTATTGTTGCGCCAAGCCGTAGAAATGACAAGCTTCGTTAGTGCAAAACATAAAATTCTCCTTTGAGATTGCACCCCACGAAACTGCCTGCCGCGTGGTTGTGTATGTGCTACGTACTGTGCCCTCTCGGCGTAAAAAAGAAACACATATTAGCCTGGACTCGcatactaagagcatctacagtcagCCTCCTTAAACCCGTCTCATACGCCTGGGTGGGCCGTCCAGTCACTGTCCAGTCATGAAATTTTAACCCAGACGGGTTTTTTAAACGAGCCTTAAATGTCCGGGCTGACCGATACCCccatatctagcccaaatatggGCCGGATATGGGGGCACCCGACCACGCCCGCCACATCGGACCCGGCAGCACGACCCCACCTTCAATTGCATCAAATCCATcaaactcttcctcctcctcctcccgctgccCTCCAAGCTTTCCCGTGCCGAGCCCGCCGTCCTCCACCTTTGCTCCCCATCCTCACCACTTGTCTCGATCCACCATCAGAGATGTCTTCCAGCCCGTCCCCGACCACCGCGGTGGAGACGCAGTCGATCATAGGGAGTACGAGGCAACGAGGGCGGCAGCGGATCATGCAGCCCAGATGCAGGCGGAGTAGGACGAGCAGGGCACATTCTGCCTGGAGCAGGACACATTCCGCTCGGAGCAGGCGTCAGGCTAGTGATCCAAATCCATCCGTCACGCTCGGATATTGGTTTCATTTTGACTTGTCCGGTTTGTAGAACTATGATTTGCTTTGGCTTTGTTTCGAACTGTTGAATCCGAACAATTTGCATcatatgatcgacgtgcatggattCCATGGATTTGAGGACCAAAATTTAAGAAATATGGATGTGCGGTGCAATATATGATGGGGGGCGGCGGGCGCTGTCCTCGGACGCACCCGCGGACATATAGTGGGCCGAATTTGCCAAGTTCGGTTGTAGATGCTCCAAGGAACATATAACACATGAAAGTCTATGTGTCGGCTCATAGAGTTATTGATCATAAATGGTCCTATATCGGTTGATGTGCCTCAATTTCTTAAATACCCAATGCAAGAAAAAGAGTAAAAATATGAACTCCTTTTTATACATACTACGCAACATGTGTATCTTCTATTTTTAAATAGGTAGCTTCATTAATTCATTTCTCTCAACATTCAAGCACGCAACATAGGAAAAGGCTCACcacaacatgcaaacatgcatgagaatttcCAACTATATAATAATCAAAATTTGACTATCTA from Triticum aestivum cultivar Chinese Spring chromosome 3B, IWGSC CS RefSeq v2.1, whole genome shotgun sequence includes these protein-coding regions:
- the LOC123071301 gene encoding carboxy-terminal domain RNA polymerase II polypeptide A small phosphatase 1, with the translated sequence MAAAEVYSPTAAAAAQHQQRGKAATQAWQAVVGWIGFLLQVLLQILRGTPSCAQLLSFVGFRYPLLSATAAPDQPSPEVAFMPLRSEIPADAAPVPAPPPEPLERLTVVLDLDETLVSAYESSGLPPIVRTQAVEAGLHCFDMECISTDKDVEGKQKVNHVTVFERPGLHEFLQKTSEFADLILFTAGLEGYARPLVDIIDAHNRFKLRLYRPSTVTTEYREHVKDLSCLSKDFSRIVIVDNNPFSFIVQPLNGIPCVPFSAGQHSDDQLMEVIFPLLKHLSVQRDVRPALYERFHMPEWFQKHGIPRTDQAS